The following coding sequences lie in one Methanohalophilus levihalophilus genomic window:
- a CDS encoding CBS domain-containing protein, whose translation MCPAQSDEIFKDPDNPSAKFRVACSQVSVRDVMTRDPVSIHEGESVENIFELFNNYHFHTYPVVDDKGSFIGVVDQNLILQLLLVNRTPRLDHTHLMAVKSSSDDARGIMVSHPVTVPSDTSLCDAADLMIKHKMDRFCVVDDGNLVGIICKADVIKKVYELRGL comes from the coding sequence ATGTGCCCGGCGCAGAGTGATGAAATCTTTAAGGATCCAGATAATCCATCAGCAAAATTCCGAGTTGCATGTTCACAGGTATCTGTACGGGATGTCATGACCAGAGACCCCGTCTCAATCCACGAAGGGGAATCTGTGGAGAATATATTTGAGTTATTCAATAATTATCATTTTCACACGTACCCAGTTGTTGATGATAAGGGGTCCTTTATCGGCGTTGTGGATCAAAATCTCATTTTGCAGCTCCTGCTTGTCAACAGGACTCCAAGACTTGATCATACCCATCTCATGGCGGTAAAATCATCCAGCGATGATGCGAGAGGCATAATGGTGTCCCACCCGGTTACAGTCCCGTCCGATACATCCCTGTGTGATGCTGCGGATTTGATGATAAAACACAAAATGGATCGCTTTTGTGTGGTTGATGATGGCAATCTTGTTGGTATCATTTGCAAGGCAGATGTTATCAAGAAGGTTTACGAACTCAGAGGTCTTTGA